A stretch of DNA from Micromonospora sp. NBC_01813:
CATCGTCGCCGGAATCAAGCTCACCCCGCTGATCTTCGTCGGCTACCTCGTACTGACCGGCCGGTGGCGGGCCGCCGGCATCGCGGTCACCGCGTTCGCCGCCACGATCGGACTCGGGTTCGCCTGGCGACCGGCGGATTCGGCCTGGTTCTGGTCGGGCGGGCTGCTGGACACCAGCCGGGTCACCGGTGATCCCCGTACCATCCTCAACCAGTCGTTGTCCGGCGCGGTCGCCCGGATCGCCGACGATCCGCAGCCGGGCCTGACGTGGCTGACCGTGGCGGCGCTGGCCGGCGCGGCCGGGATGGCGGTCGCGGTGGCCTACCACCGGGCGGGCGACGAGCTGGCCGCCGTGCTCGCCTGCGCGGCGACCGGCCTACTGGTCTCCCCGGTCTCCTGGCATCACCACTGGGTGTGGTGGGTGCCGGCGCTGCTGCTACTCGTCTGGCACGCCCGGCAGCACCGGGACCGCGGTGCCACGATCGCCGCCGCCGCCAGCTGGGTGATCCTGGTCGCCAGCACCAGTTGGGTGCTGGCCAGCCCCGGCGGGTGGGACCTGCACTTCACCGGCCTCGGCCTGGTCTACAGCAACCTGTACGTACTGCTGGCGCTGGCCGGTCTCGGTGCCGCCGGTTGGCGCCTGTACCGCGACCGGTCCACAGCGGCCAATGAGCGTCGATACGCTGTCGCA
This window harbors:
- a CDS encoding glycosyltransferase 87 family protein, whose translation is MTAPATSPPGAWRWSTDPRLLAGIVAVAAGAAAAALHHGTGMFWGDLGAYRAGAVAAGAGDGELYRAAHHTPDGIALGFTYPPFAAMLLRPLAAVAMPTAVGVWTAASVLALFAVVRCTLRYVDPPRARRGLWVLGALVAALPVFAVAGHLQVGQVGLFLMWIVLVDLVANRGGRWHGVGVGIVAGIKLTPLIFVGYLVLTGRWRAAGIAVTAFAATIGLGFAWRPADSAWFWSGGLLDTSRVTGDPRTILNQSLSGAVARIADDPQPGLTWLTVAALAGAAGMAVAVAYHRAGDELAAVLACAATGLLVSPVSWHHHWVWWVPALLLLVWHARQHRDRGATIAAAASWVILVASTSWVLASPGGWDLHFTGLGLVYSNLYVLLALAGLGAAGWRLYRDRSTAANERRYAVARVDS